A genome region from Cervus canadensis isolate Bull #8, Minnesota chromosome 10, ASM1932006v1, whole genome shotgun sequence includes the following:
- the BTBD3 gene encoding BTB/POZ domain-containing protein 3, with translation MVDDKERNMKCLTFFLMLPETVKNRSKKSSKKTNPSSSSSSSSKLPPVCYEIITLKTKKKKKMAADIFPRKKPASSGSTTVQQYHQQNLSNNNLIPAPNWQGLYPTIRERNAVMFNNDLMADVHFVVGPPGGTQRLPGHKYVLAVGSSVFHAMFYGELAEDKDEIRIPDVDPAAFLTMLKYIYCDEIDLAADTVLATLYAAKKYIVPHLARACVNFLETSLSAKNACVLLSQSCLFEEPDLTQRCWEVIDAQAELALKSEGFCDIDFQTLESILRRETLNAKEIVVFEAALNWAEVECQRQDLALSIENKRKVLGKALYLIRIPTMALDDFANGAAQSGVLTLNETNDIFLWYTAAKKPELQFVSKARKGLVPQRCHRFQSCAYRSNQWRYRGRCDSIQFAVDKRVFIAGFGLYGSSCGSAEYSAKIELKRQGVVLGQNLSKYFSDGSSSTFPVWFEYPVQIEPDTFYTASVILDGNELSYFGQEGMTEVQCGKVTVQFQCSSDSTNGTGVQGGQIPELIFYA, from the exons ATGGTAGATGACAAGGAAAGGAACATGAAATGTCTCACCTTCTTCTTGATGCTTCCAGAGACGGTAAAGAACAGGTCCAAGAAAAGCTCGAAGAAAACAAatcccagcagcagcagcagcagcagcagcaagttgcCTCCAGTTTGTTATGAAATAATTACCTTGAAGactaaaaagaagaagaagatggctGCTGATATATTCCCCCGCAAAAAACCAGCCAGCTCCGGCAGCACCACTGTCCAGCAGTACCACCAGCAGAATCTCAGCAACAACAACCTTATTCCCGCCCCGAACTGGCAGGGGCTCTATCCCACCATTAGGGAGAG AAATGCGGTGATGTTCAATAATGATCTGATGGCAGACGTCCACTTTGTGGTTGGGCCACCAGGCGGGACTCAGCGGTTGCCAGGACACAAA TACGTCTTAGCTGTTGGGAGCTCTGTGTTCCATGCAATGTTTTACGGAGAACTTGCCGAGGACAAAGATGAGATCCGTATACCAGATGTCGACCCTGCGGCTTTCCTCACCATGCTGAA ATATATCTATTGTGATGAAATTGACTTGGCTGCTGACACGGTCTTGGCCACTCTTTATGCTGCCAAAAAGTACATCGTCCCTCACCTCGCCAGGGCCTGCGTCAATTTCCTGGAGACCAGCCTGAGCGCCAAGAACGCCTGTGTGCTCCTGTCCCAGAGCTGCTTGTTCGAGGAGCCGGACCTCACGCAGCGCTGCTGGGAGGTGATCGACGCCCAGGCCGAGCTGGCGCTCAAGTCCGAGGGGTTCTGCGACATCGACTTCCAGACGCTGGAAAGCATCCTCCGCAGGGAAACTCTGAATGCCAAAGAAATTGTGGTCTTCGAGGCCGCTCTCAACTGGGCTGAGGTGGAATGCCAGCGACAGGATCTGGCTTTGAGCATTGAGAACAAGCGCAAGGTGCTGGGCAAAGCGCTCTACTTGATCCGCATCCCGACCATGGCCCTGGACGATTTCGCCAACGGTGCTGCGCAGTCCGGCGTCTTGACTCTGAACGAGACCAACGACATCTTCCTCTGGTACACGGCGGCCAAGAAGCCCGAGCTGCAGTTCGTGAGCAAGGCCCGCAAGGGGCTGGTGCCGCAGCGCTGCCACCGCTTCCAGTCCTGCGCCTACCGGAGCAACCAGTGGCGCTACCGGGGCCGCTGCGACAGCATCCAGTTCGCCGTGGACAAGAGGGTCTTCATCGCGGGCTTCGGGCTGTACGGCTCCAGCTGCGGCTCGGCCGAGTACAGCGCCAAGATCGAGCTCAAGCGGCAGGGCGTGGTCCTGGGGCAGAACCTCAGCAAGTACTTCTCGGACGGCTCGAGCAGCACGTTCCCCGTGTGGTTCGAGTACCCGGTGCAGATCGAGCCGGACACCTTCTACACGGCCAGCGTCATCCTGGACGGCAACGAGCTCAGCTACTTCGGGCAGGAAGGCATGACGGAGGTGCAGTGTGGCAAGGTCACCGTGCAGTTCCAGTGCTCGTCCGACAGCACCAACGGCACGGGCGTGCAGGGCGGCCAGATCCCCGAGCTCATCTTCTACGCCTGA